Part of the Candidatus Dadabacteria bacterium genome is shown below.
GCTGCGGTCTTCATATCGCTTATGCCGCCTATGCTAACAGAACTCAGTATTTCTGCCTCGGGTATGTTCGGAGTCACTATGAGCGCCCTTGGGAGAATCTCTTTTTTTAGAAGTCCCGTTGAGTCTTTTAAAAGAGCGGTCCCGCCTTTTGAACTCATCACGGGGTCGACAACGAGCTTTTCAATTCCATAGAGGTCTATTTTTTCCGCCACGGTCTCAATGATTTTTTCATTGGAAAGCATTCCCAGCTTCGCCGCGTCGCAGCCTATGTCGCTCATCACGGCGTCAAACTGCAGTCCCACAAACTGCTCGGGAAGGTCATGAATCGCGCTTACCTCCAGGGTATTCTGGGCGGTAACGGAGGTGAGCACGGAAAGTCCGTACACTCCCAAAGCAGTGAAAGTTTTAAGGTCAGCCTGGATCCCTGCCCCTCCTCCTGAATCGGACCCGGCAACGGTAAGCGCTCTTGGGATTTTTTCCGCCACGTAAGGATTCTACAAATTCACCTGTTTTTTTACAAACCCGGACAAGGGCTTCTCCGCCGGGGGGTCTTTACTGGAATTGAAAACTGTTTTCAGTTGTATATAATTTCCCTTCACGCTAAACGATCGTTTAAGGAGAGAGAGTCATGAGCGAAGATATTTTCAGACCGGATTTGTTTACAACCGACGATGAGGGCAGAGTGAGGCTGATTGCGGGTTACTGCAAGGAATCCGACAACTGGACCTTTCCTAGGTACCTTGCGGACCCAGTGAG
Proteins encoded:
- the thiD gene encoding bifunctional hydroxymethylpyrimidine kinase/phosphomethylpyrimidine kinase; amino-acid sequence: MPRALTVAGSDSGGGAGIQADLKTFTALGVYGLSVLTSVTAQNTLEVSAIHDLPEQFVGLQFDAVMSDIGCDAAKLGMLSNEKIIETVAEKIDLYGIEKLVVDPVMSSKGGTALLKDSTGLLKKEILPRALIVTPNIPEAEILSSVSIGGISDMKTAAEKILSFGAKAVLVKGGHLAKDHPAVDLFFDGETFEELVSERIETKNTHGTGCTFSAAVCAFLAKGMSLPVSLENSKAFVTKAIRNSLEIGKGHGPLNHLGES